In one window of Micropterus dolomieu isolate WLL.071019.BEF.003 ecotype Adirondacks unplaced genomic scaffold, ASM2129224v1 contig_2352, whole genome shotgun sequence DNA:
- the LOC123964430 gene encoding septin-1-like, producing the protein NSSSKYEEIISRSDLIRSGPPAVYQLTPKKENIGSLRRMTLGERNVNKINKTILLVGETGTGKSTLVNALVNYAMGVKWEDDVWFKIVEDEEEGESESQTSDVMVYQIFGFEGETLPYSLTIIDTPGYGDTRGTEQNDIISQRLLDWFRSEDGVHEINAVGLVLKASVNRLNDRLRYIFDSVVSLFGKDMEKNIVALITHSDGLTPENVLKALGDAKMKCARNEKNQPVYFLFNNCLDEDRTEDTEELHHADKITTRGMRQFTEFLEKTAPQNLMKTIEVLDSRIRLTACIQNLKERFEFTELKQRENQQTQEALKKHEEEKKRNEKFTVEVDEVYKEKEDISGGMWGLVFYEGAVCCTVCEENCHYPGCTLAWYPEHCQVMKGGRCTSCTRKCPVSDHVKEKWIYVTKTRKVQKTLKDVKEKYERGKAGCEETTSLLETLEKKMEELQKEKDQMLEKSFKHVVRLDQIALNADSLSTH; encoded by the coding sequence GAACAGCTCATCCAAATATGAAGAAATCATTTCCAGAAGTGATCTGATCCGATCAGGACCTCCTGCTGTCTACCAGCTGACACCAAAGAAAGAGAACATTGGATCTCTAAGAAGAATGACTCTTGGAGAAAGAAATGTGAACAAGATAAACAAAACCATCTTGCTTGTGGGTGAAACAGGAACAGGAAAATCTACTCTGGTCAACGCTCTGGTCAACTACGCCATGGGAGTGAAGTGGGAGGACGATGTCTGGTTTAAGATCGTAGAGGACGAGGAGGAAGGTGAATCAGAGAGTCAGACATCAGATGTGATGGTGTACCAGATCTTTGGTTTTGAAGGTGAAACTCTGCCCTACTCTCTGACCATCATCGATACTCCTGGATACGGAGACACCAGAGGGACTGAACAGAATGACATCATCAGTCAGAGATTATTAGACTGGTTCCGCTCAGAGGACGGAGTTCATGAGATTAATGCAGTGGGTCTGGTGCTGAAAGCGAGTGTGAATCGACTGAATGACCGACTGAGGTACATCTTTGATTCAGTGGTGTCTCTGTTTGGAAAAGACATGGAGAAGAACATTGTTGCTCTCATCACACACTCAGATGGTCTGACACCTGAAAATGTTCTGAAAGCTCTCGGAGATGCAAAAATGAAATGTGccagaaatgaaaagaatcagcctgtttacttcctgtttaaTAACTGTCTGGATGAAGACAGAACAGAGGACACAGAAGAACTTCATCATGcagataaaataacaacaagagGAATGAGACAGTTCACAGAGTTTCTGGAAAAAACTGCACCTCAGAATCTGATGAAAACTATTGAAGTGTTGGATTCACGAATCAGACTGACAGCCTGCATCCAAAACCTGAAAGAGAGATTTGAGTTCACTGAactaaaacagagagaaaaccaacagactcaggaagcTCTGAAGAAAcatgaagaagagaagaagagaaatgagAAGTTCACTGTAGAAGTTGATGAGGtctacaaagaaaaagaagatatCAGCGGTGGGATGTGGGGGTTGGTGTTTTATGAAGGAGCTGTCTGCTGTACAGTCTGTGAGGAGAACTGTCACTATCCTGGATGCACACTGGCCTGGTATCCTGAACACTGTCAGGTCATGAAAGGTGGCCGCTGCACTTCATGTACCAGGAAGTGTCCTGTATCAGATCATGTGAAAGAAAAGTGGATCTATGTGACAAAGACAAGGAAAGTTCAGAAGACCCTGAAAGATGTGAAAGAGAAGTATGAAAGAGGTAAAGCAGGATGTGAGGAGACAACAAGCCTTTTGGAAACTTTAGAAA